The DNA window GTGTACATGGCGATCGCCTCGGGCTGCTTGTCGCCGCACTCCAGGATGATCCGCTTGCGGCCGTGGTCCCGGGCGGACCGCTCGACGGCGGCGAGCACCGCTCGGGCCACGCCCCGGCCCCGGGCCGCCGGCGCCGTGTACATCCGCTTCAGCTCGGCCGTGTCGTCGCCGTGGCTGCGCCACCCGCCGCAGCCCACCGGCTCCCCGTCGAGGTAGGCCACCAGGAAGGTGCCGGCCGGCGGCTCGAACTCGGCCGCGTCGACCGGGGTGTCGTCGCCGTTGCCGCCGTACCGCGCGCCGAGGTCGGCCAGGGCCGCCCGGATCAACGCCTGCGACTCGGGCGCGTCGAAGCGCTGCGCCCGGATCTCGATCTCACTCACGGGATGCAAGCGTACGGCCGGTCCCCGGCCCGCCGGTGGCCCGATCACCCGCATCGGACGCAGATCACTCCCCCCGGCGGAAGTGGTCCCAGCCGGCCGGGCCCGCGTACGGCGTGCCGTCGACGGTCACCCCCGTTCCCTCGATCACCCGCCCGACCGGCCGCCAGCCCGCCGGCAGCGTCGCCTCCGCCGGGAAGGTCGCCGCCAGCGCGTGGTCGTCGCCCCCGGCCAGGATCCACGAGTACGGGTCGACGCCGAGCGCCTGCGCCGCGTCGCGCATCTGCCGGGGCACCTCGAACGCCTCCCGGGTGAGGTCGACGGCCACCCCGCTGGCCTTCGCCACGTGCCCCAGGTCGGCGAGCAGCCCGTCCGACACGTCGATCATGGCGGTGGCGCCGTGCGCGGCGGCCTCCGGGCCGGCGGCGTAGGGCACCTCGGGGCGGCGGAACGCCTCCACGAGCAGCCGGGGCGTGCGGAACCCCCGGGACAGCACGGTGTAGCCGGCGGCCGCCCAGCCGGTGCGCCCGGCGAGGGCCACCACGTCGCCGGGGCGGGCGCCGGAGCGGACCACCGGCGGCCGGCCGGCCAGGTCACCCAGGGCGGTCACCGCGACGGTCAGCGTCGGGCTGGCGGACATGTCCCCGCCCACCACGCTCGCGCCCACCAGGGCCGCCTCGGCGCCCAGCCCGTCGGCCAGCTCCTCGGCCCAGCCCGGGTCGAGGTCCGCCGGCATGCAGAGGGCGACCAGCAGCGCGGTCGGGGTGGCCCCCATGGCCGCGATGTCGGCCAGGTTGGCCGCCGCGGCCCGGTGCCCCACGTCCCGGGCCCCCGACCAGTCCCGGCGGAAGTGCCGCCCCTCGACCAGCACGTCGGTGGAGGCGACCACCCGCCGGTCCGGCGCCGCCACCACCGCCGCGTCGTCTCCGGGGCCGAGCAGGCAGCTCTCCCCCTGGGCCAACCGGGCGGTCACCCGGTCGATCAGCCCGAACTCACCGACACCCGCGACCGTCATGCCGTCCCCTCGTCGCGCTCTTCCAGCTCCGCAGTCCCGCCACCACTGCCCCACGTGTGCTCGCTCACCGCGGTCCCCCGGCGACCGAGACAGATCAGGGCCGCTCCGTAGGGTAGTTTCACCCTTCGGGCCGCCGAAGCGGCGACGGACGGAGGTCGAGTCGTGGTACAGGCGTACATCCTCATCCAGACGGAGGTCGGTCGCGCACGTGACGTGGCCGGTCAGATCGCGGACCTCGCCGGCGTGGTACGCGTCGACGCCGTCACCGGGCCCTACGACGTGGTCGTCCTCACCGAGGCGAACACCGTCGACGAGCTCGGCAAACTCATCGTCAGCAAGGTGCAGCTGGTGCCCGGCATCACCCGCACCCTCACGTGTTCGGTGGTGCGCCTGTAAGTGGAAGAGATCACGTCCTCCCCCGCCGCCGAGGAGTCCCGCCCGGCGCGCCGCGACCGGTCGACCCGCAGCGCCGCGCTCTGGGCCACCCTCGTCGCGGTGCCGGTCACCCTGGCGGTGGCCGGGTTCACCTTCGCCAAGCTCGCCCCGGACTCCCCGGCCGCCGCGCCGAGTCCGTCGGCGTCCGCCGCCCGGCCGCAGTCGAGCGCGCCGGTCGAGCTGCCGGCCCCGGCCCTGGCCGAGCGGCCCGCCACGGTGTGCCGCGCCCTGGTGTCGCAGCTGCCGGCGACCGTCCGCGACCTGGCGCAGCGTCCGGTCACCGCGGGCGCCGAGCAGAACGCCGCGTACGGCGATCCGGCGCTCACCGTTGCCTGCGGCGGCACGCCGCCGATCGTGCAGCCCACCGACGAGGTGTGGTCGGTGAACAAGGTCTGCTGGCATGCCGTGCAGGAGGCCGACGCCACCGTGCTGACCACCGTCGACCGGGAGACCCCGGTGCGGGTGCGGGTGCCGAAGCAGTACGAGCAGCCGCTCCAGTGGGTCACGCCGATCTCCGACGCGGTGGTCGCCTCGGTGCCCGCCGCGAAGACGGCACCGTCCGGCTGCTCCGCCTGACCGTCGCCGCGCCGGCCGCGGAGTCAGCGGCCGGCGCGGCGCAGGGCGGTGCGGATGAGCCGGTTGACCAGTTTCGGATACTCCAGCCCGCTGGCCGCCCACATGCGCGGGAACATCGAGGTCGGGGTGAAGCCCGGCATGGTGTTGATCTCGTTGAGATAGACGTCCAGCTCCGGGGTGACGAAGAAGTCGGCCCGGGCCAGGCCGGAGCAGTCCAGCGCGGTGAACGCGCGCGTGGCGTACTCGCGCACCTGCCGGGTCACGTGCTCGGGCAGGTTCGCCGGGATGTCGTACTCGCAGGCGTCGTCGATGTACTTGGCCTCGAAGTCGTACCAGTCGTGGCCGGAGACCACCCGCACCTCGGCCAGCACCGACGCCTCCGGGGCGCCGCCGGCCTCGCCCTCCAGCACGCCGCACTCGATCTCGCGGCCCACGATCGCGCCCTCGACGAGCACCTTCGTGTCGATCTCCCGGGCCGTGGCGACCGCCGCGTCGAGCTGCGCCCAGTCGTCGACCTTCGTGATGCCGAACGACGAACCGGCGCGGG is part of the Micromonospora terminaliae genome and encodes:
- a CDS encoding GNAT family N-acetyltransferase, translated to MSEIEIRAQRFDAPESQALIRAALADLGARYGGNGDDTPVDAAEFEPPAGTFLVAYLDGEPVGCGGWRSHGDDTAELKRMYTAPAARGRGVARAVLAAVERSARDHGRKRIILECGDKQPEAIAMYTSAGYERIPNFGFYQDAPGCLSYGRTL
- a CDS encoding DUF3515 family protein, translated to MEEITSSPAAEESRPARRDRSTRSAALWATLVAVPVTLAVAGFTFAKLAPDSPAAAPSPSASAARPQSSAPVELPAPALAERPATVCRALVSQLPATVRDLAQRPVTAGAEQNAAYGDPALTVACGGTPPIVQPTDEVWSVNKVCWHAVQEADATVLTTVDRETPVRVRVPKQYEQPLQWVTPISDAVVASVPAAKTAPSGCSA
- a CDS encoding thiamine-phosphate kinase; translated protein: MTVAGVGEFGLIDRVTARLAQGESCLLGPGDDAAVVAAPDRRVVASTDVLVEGRHFRRDWSGARDVGHRAAAANLADIAAMGATPTALLVALCMPADLDPGWAEELADGLGAEAALVGASVVGGDMSASPTLTVAVTALGDLAGRPPVVRSGARPGDVVALAGRTGWAAAGYTVLSRGFRTPRLLVEAFRRPEVPYAAGPEAAAHGATAMIDVSDGLLADLGHVAKASGVAVDLTREAFEVPRQMRDAAQALGVDPYSWILAGGDDHALAATFPAEATLPAGWRPVGRVIEGTGVTVDGTPYAGPAGWDHFRRGE
- a CDS encoding Lrp/AsnC ligand binding domain-containing protein → MVQAYILIQTEVGRARDVAGQIADLAGVVRVDAVTGPYDVVVLTEANTVDELGKLIVSKVQLVPGITRTLTCSVVRL